One stretch of Tribolium castaneum strain GA2 chromosome 5, icTriCast1.1, whole genome shotgun sequence DNA includes these proteins:
- the ninaC gene encoding neither inactivation nor afterpotential protein C isoform X3 — translation MNLKELPSPGERYLVEDCLGVGAFGSVHSARDTQADNKQVAIKVQKHTKKFEKYIQHEYKVLKDLSWHGNLVDFYGIFRKEDDVWFVLEICSSCCVMDLVQNLLDKNRRMREEHIAYILKEVVKAAIFLHENCCIHRDIRGSNILLTNNGDVKLGDFGFSCFLNDVLGGTNDCVGSPCWMAPEVVTCKRTKRNYGNRVDVWSLGITAIELGDGTAPYQSMPPSRILFQIVTNPPPTLYRKFNWSENYIDFINECLVKNAEHRPYMVEVINHPFLQQVPENNYHLTLEIKTLINDLEVVPSVRTKSAEVVVIEDYIKCGLDGGLEKILAEDLASLDSLQEEDVMKLLEARFKSGQFQTFIGEILLILNPNEKKDIYGDEFHRKYQMKSRSDNEPHIFAIADSAYQNALHHHISQKIVLSGESGSGKTTNFFHLLNHLIYLGQNDNINLQRIVNAVKLIHSLTHALTPINNYSTRCVFKVDIKFGNTGKVSGAIFNVFQLEKWRVSSTDSVQGTFYFLYSVYEGLKINKKLEKYLLNSDFEYKYLKKCEDTNDEVKVDLIDFKQMLKFFEDFEFNDSEIDTILSITSAILILGEMSFVEADLESGDKECVEKIAQLLQIDPCKFHWALANYCLIKKDVIIRKKNTEDEAKSVRDALANNLYLRLVDYIVNTINNRLSAGRKIFGETYSVQILDYFGFECFKENYLSQLFVNCFNEQMHYYYTQRNFYWEYLDMKDEDLNFNTSSNYYDNKSCLDELLGKPEGVFSIIDEVSKMNQNEKHVINFIENSDLKFVKVVGNLDFAVAHYTGTVTYKGCDICEKNRDFLPAEVIETLRLSDNPTVKLLFTNKLNRTGNLIVDAPDRSKYKFTSKKLTHNQYSQIKHLTTSLRKFKALGVELLKDLSKGCTHFVRCVRTDLHQVPKNFDCGLVKQQIRALEVVETAKLRQNGYSYRTSFHEFLRRYKFLAFDFNENVETTKENCRLLLIRLGVEGWDVGKSKVFLKYYVEEYLTRLFETQVKKIIKIQSILRRFLAKCLVTKHLQNKGEKCILGHVQAEKYRMTEEEAAIIIQKAYRESTVKKSYQDFAEDYKILDEETCGFIRKFALKWKNNTVFRILFLYKSVRHQDCFNFSQQVHLYNIGIFYELEELNQAISLDNIDSKANISVWLGEYSVAVQKMPFRLDEIPFCDTSEMSNFVLNYELLDEKNDSWDLPYRWRNLISSKFDQAVQTKIPIASPFARDSIQEEENVNRKNTKNKTVDDNFLHNKEMLKKTMKEEKETKTFSKNEEKINFNSKLANEDFDYIKSPLTKKLKRIDPVTELKQIGQKTASENEPPFNFQGMLRKTNFKKEVKIEDNNVKVLPYSLRKTGINGVEGKTYESAEARNNRNINNIQYTCDRKKIKIHLAPGVVLEGFEVEI, via the exons ATGAATTTGAAAGAATTGCCTTCTCCTGGGGAACGTTATTTGGTGGAAGATTGCTTGGGTGTTGGTGCCTTTGGCAGCGTGCATTCCGCACGTGATACACAAGCAGACAACAAACAAGTGGCGATTAAAGTACAAAAACACacgaaaaaattcgaaaaatacaTACAACATGAATACAAAGTTTTGAAAGATCTGTCATGGCACGGAAATTTGGTCGATTTCTATGGAATTTTTCGTAAAGAAGACGACGTCTGGTTTGTTTTAGAA ATATGCAGTAGCTGTTGTGTTATGGATTTGGTGCAGAATCTCCTCGATAAAAATCGTCGCATGCGGGAAGAACATATTGcatatattttaaaagaagtCGTGAAAGCGGCAATATTTTTACACGAAAATTGTTGCATTCACCGTGATATTAGAGGCAGCAACATATTACTGACGAACAATGGGGATGTTAAATTGGGCGATTTTggtttttcgtgttttttgaACGATGTTTTGGGCGGGACAAATGACTGCGTGGGATCCCCTTGTTGGATGGCTCCTGAAGTAGTGACATGCAAAAGAACCAAAAGAAATTACGGAAATAGGGTCGATGTTTGGTCACTAGGCATTACCGCAATAGAATTAGGGGATGGAACAGCTCCCTACCAATCAATGCCTCCTTCGAgaattttattccaaataGTTACAAATCCACCACCGACACTGTACCGCAAATTTAATTGGTCCGAAAATTACATCGATTTTATTAACGA GTGTTTGGTAAAGAATGCGGAGCATCGTCCGTACATGGTGGAGGTGATAAATCacccatttttgcaacaagtGCCCGAAAATAACTACCAT CTTACTcttgaaattaaaactttaattaatgatTTAGAAGTTGTGCCTTCAGTGCGCACGAAATCTGCTGAAGTTGTAGTCATTGAAGATTATATTAAGTGTGGGCTTGACGGtggtttggaaaaaatcctTGCTGAAGACTTAGCATCTTTAGATTCTTTGCAAGAAGAGGATGTGATGAAATTGCTTGAAGCGCGCTTCAAGTCAGGacaatttcaaacttttattggtGAAATCTTGCTCATTCTTAATCCAAAcgaaaaaaaagacatttaTGGTGACgag tttcacCGCAAATACCAAATGAAATCACGCTCTGACAACGAGCCTCACATATTTGCCATCGCTGATAGTGCTTATCAGAACGCGCTTCACCACCACATTTCCCAGAAAATCGTTTTATCGGGAGAAAGTGGTTCTGGAAAAACGacgaattttttccacttgcTAAATCATCTAATTTATCTCGGACAAAATGACAACATTAATCTCCAGAGAATCGTAAATGcagttaaattaattcattctCTAACACACGCTTTGACGCCAATCAATAATTATTCCACTAGATGCGTCTTTAAAGTTGATATTAAGTTCGGAAACACAGGGAAAGTCAGTGGTGCTATTTTCAACGTATTTCAATTAGAAAAATGGAGAGTTTCTTCAACTGATAG TGTGCAAGGtacattttatttcttatattCTGTATATGaaggattaaaaataaataaaaaattggagaaatatttattaaattccgATTTTGAATACAAATATTTGAAGAAATGTGAAGACACAAATGATGAAGTGAAAGTTGATTTAATTGACTTTAAACagatgttaaaattttttgaagactTTGAGTTTAATGATTCCGAAATAGATACGATATTATCAATAACGTCTGCTATCCTAATTTTGGGTGAAATGTCTTTTGTGGAAGCCGATTTGGAGAGCGGAGATAAGGAATGCGTTGAAAAAATTGCTCAGTTACTACAAATTGATCCTTGCAAATTTCATTGGGCTTTAGCCAATTACTGTCTAATCAAGAAAGATGTTataattaggaaaaaaaatacagaagaCGAAGCAAAGAGTGTACGAGATGCGTTGGCtaataatttgtatttaagACTAGTTGATTACATTGTCAACACAATTAATAACAGATTAAGTGCGGGacgaaaaatatt TGGAGAAACATATTCAGTTCAAATCCTTGATTATTTTGGCTTTGAGTGTTTTAAAGAGAATTACTTGTCACAGCTTTTCGTCAATTGCTTCAATGAACAAATGCATTATTATTACACACAACGAAACTTTTATTGGGAATATTTGGACATGAAGGACGaagatttgaattttaatactTCATCAAATTATTATGACAACAAATCGTGCCTGGATGAATTGTTGGGTAAACCCGAAGGTGTTTTCTCGATAATTGACGAAGTCTCTAAAATGAACCAGAATGAAAAACacgttatcaattttattgaaaacagtGACTTGAAGTTTGTAAAAGTTGTGGGAAACTTAGATTTTGCAGTTGCTCATTATACGGGAACTGTAACTTACAAAGGATGCGATATATGTGAGAAAAACAGAGATTTCCTTCCGGCTGAAGTGATTGAAACTCTTCGTTTGTCCGACAATCCAACTGTAAAGttactttttacaaataaactaaatCGAACTGGAAATTTAATAGTTGACGCACCTGATAggtcaaaatataaatttacttCGAAGAAACTGACACATAATCAATATTCCCAAATTAAGCACTTAACCACGTCCCTGAGGAAATTTAAAGCACTTGGTGTGGAACTGCTGAAAGACTTGTCAAAAGGATGCACTCATTTTGTTCGTTGTGTAAGAACAGACCTGCATCAGGTTCCAAAAAATTTCGACTGCGGATTAGTTAAGCAACAAATACGGGCCCTAGAAGTGGTCGAAACTGCAAAATTGAGGCAAAACGGCTACTCCTATCGAACCTCTTTTCACGAGTTTTTAAGACGATATAAATTTCTTGCTTTCGATTTCAATGAAAACGTTGAAACTACTAAAGAAAACTGTCGGCTGCTTTTGATTCGTCTCGGAGTCGAAGGCTGGGATGTTGGAAAATCTAAAGTTTTTCTCAAGTATTACGTTGAAGAATATCTGACTAGACTATTTGAAACGCAAgttaagaaaattattaaaatacagAGCATTTTAAGGAGGTTTCTGGCGAAGTGTTTGGTTACCAAGCACCTCCAAAACAAAGGAGAAAAATGCA TTCTAGGACATGTGCAGGCAGAGAAATACAGAATGACTGAAGAAGAAGCCGCGATCATAATACAGAAAG CTTACAGAGAATCAACTGTAAAAAAGTCTTACCAAGACTTTGCAGAAGATTACAAAATTCTAGATGAAGAAACGTGTggttttattcgaaaatttgcgctcaaatggaaaaataatacaGTGTTTCGTATATTATTTCTTTATAAATCTGTAAGACATCaagattgttttaatttttctcaacAG GTTCATTTATATAACATTGGCATTTTTTACGAACTTGAAGAGCTTAATCAAGCAATTTCGTTAGACAATATCGACTCAAAAGCAAACATTTCTGTTTGGTTGGGAGAATATTCGGTAGCTGTACAAAAAATGCCTTTTCGTCTTGATGAAATACCTTTTTGTGATACCAGCGAAATGTCAAACTTTGTGTTGAATTAcga gcTATTGGATGAAAAAAATGATTCATGGGATCTACCATATCGTTggagaaatttgatttcttcGAAGTTTGACCAGGCGGTGCAAACTAAAATTCCCATTGCTTCACCATTTGCTCGAGATTCAATACAAGAAGAGGAAAATGTTAACCGTAAGAatactaaaaacaaaacagtagacgacaattttttacacaataaggaaatgttaaaaaaaactatgaaaGAAGAGAAGGAAACGAaaactttttccaaaaatgaagaaaaaattaattttaattcaaagcTAGCTAATGAAGATTTCGATTACATAAAATCACCGTTGACAAAAAAGCTCAAGAGAATAGATCCTGTAACAGAATTGAAGCAAATTGGGCAAAAAACTGCTTCAGAAAACGAACCACCTTTTAATTTTCAGGGGATGTTAAGAAAAACTAACTTCAAAAAAGAAGTCAAAATAGAGgataataatgtaaaagttTTACCATATTCTTTAAGGAAAACTGGAATAAATGGAGTAGAGGGTAAAACTTACGAAAGCGCCGAAGCCAGAAATAATCgtaatataaacaatattcAATATACTTGTGAcaggaaaaagataaaaatacacTTGGCACCGGGTGTTGTTTTAGAAGGTTTTGAAGTAGAAATTTAA